One window from the genome of Mucilaginibacter ginsenosidivorans encodes:
- a CDS encoding NHL repeat-containing protein, with the protein MKRSSIIICALSAAVFFGCGKSKTSDVTPTPTSGVATYAGNGTAGLQNGSAGSAEFNGPVDLALDLNGNLYVSDQGNNVIRKIDAGGNVTTLAGDGTAGYKNDAAAKAQFNGPQGIVIDNVGNVYVADAGNHVIRKIGVDGNVTTYAGDGTAGYKDGSASTAEFSAPNGLAIDKARNIYVADYSNHVIRKIASNGTVSTFAGKGTPGANDGAPTSATFRNPSGLSIDQTGNLFVAEAANNDIRQLTTSGQVRTYASGLKGPSRLAVDGGGNIYYSANNNTIQWISATETIITYAGTGTLGFVDGPLLTAQFNTPLGVIVDGFGRLAVADYNNNRIRIVTP; encoded by the coding sequence ATGAAAAGATCATCAATTATTATTTGCGCCTTATCAGCAGCTGTTTTCTTTGGCTGTGGCAAAAGCAAAACATCTGATGTTACACCAACACCTACCAGCGGGGTAGCTACTTATGCCGGAAACGGGACCGCCGGGCTACAGAACGGCAGCGCCGGCTCGGCCGAATTTAACGGGCCCGTTGATCTTGCCCTTGACCTTAACGGTAATTTGTATGTATCCGACCAGGGTAATAATGTTATCCGGAAAATAGATGCGGGCGGTAATGTCACCACCTTAGCAGGCGACGGTACAGCTGGGTACAAAAACGATGCAGCGGCGAAGGCACAATTCAACGGCCCGCAGGGTATAGTAATTGATAACGTTGGCAACGTGTACGTTGCAGATGCGGGCAATCACGTCATCAGGAAAATAGGTGTCGATGGCAATGTAACAACCTATGCCGGCGACGGCACCGCGGGATACAAAGATGGCTCCGCTTCAACCGCGGAGTTTTCGGCACCTAACGGCCTGGCAATAGATAAAGCAAGAAATATTTACGTGGCGGATTATAGTAATCACGTGATCAGGAAAATAGCTTCAAACGGCACGGTTAGCACTTTTGCAGGAAAAGGAACTCCGGGAGCGAACGATGGGGCGCCAACCTCTGCTACATTCCGCAACCCATCAGGGTTAAGTATTGATCAGACGGGCAATCTTTTTGTTGCGGAGGCTGCCAATAATGATATTCGCCAATTAACTACATCGGGCCAGGTAAGAACTTATGCCAGCGGCTTAAAAGGACCGTCGAGGTTAGCAGTAGATGGAGGGGGTAATATTTACTATTCCGCAAACAACAATACGATTCAATGGATATCAGCCACTGAAACAATCATTACTTATGCCGGCACCGGCACACTGGGTTTTGTCGACGGGCCGTTGTTAACCGCCCAGTTCAATACGCCATTGGGCGTTATTGTCGACGGATTTGGCCGGCTGGCAGTAGCGGATTACAATAACAACAGGATCAGAATTGTTACCCCATAG